The Syntrophobotulus glycolicus DSM 8271 DNA window CCGTAAAAAAATAAAGCGCCAAAAAGAGCTTGCCAAAATGAATATTAGCGATTTAGAATAGACAGTTGGTTTTTTTCTGTCCTCTTTATTACTCCTTACCCATAGTTTGCAAGACCAATGTTTATATTTTGTAAAGATATCCAGCCTTGAAAACAAAAAATTGCAAACAAAAAAGAGGAATGTTGAAAAAACACATTTCTCTTTTTCAGCCGCGCCTGCTGTCTGCGAGATAAACGGGAAACCCCCAATTTGAACGTAATATAAGGACGGTGAATCCATGGGACATATTACAAGCAAAGACGCCTATAAGAATTTAGAAGAAAGAATCAATTGGTTTACCCAGGGGGCGCCGCCATCGGAGAGCCTGTATCATATTTTGCAAGTTCTCTATACAGAAACGGAAGCCAAATGGGTCGCGCGTTTGCCGGTCCGCCCGTTTACCGCCCAAAAAGCGGCAAAAATCTGGAAGACCAGTGAAGGGAAAGCGGAAGCTTTTTTAGAGCAGCTTTGTGAGAAGGCGCTGCTCGTGGATTCCTTTTATAACGGGGTCCGTCAATTTGTCATGCCGCCGCCGATGGCAGGGTTTATTGAATTTGCCCTGATGCGGACAAGAGGCGACATTGATCAGAAATATTTAAGTGAATTGTATTATCAATATATGAATGTCGAAGAAGATTTTGTTAAGGATCTATTTTTCGCCACAGAGACCCGTCTGGGGCGGGTTTATGTGCAGGAGCCGGTTTTGACGAATGATAACACCATTCATATTCTGGATTATGAAAGAGCAAGCCATATCATTGCGGAAGCAACGCATATCGGCCTTGGAACTTGTTATTGCAGGCATAAGATGTACCATGCGGGCCACCCCTGTGAAATAAATGCCCCCTTGGATGTTTGCCTCACCCTTGGAGATGTTGCCCGTTCTCTCGCGGAACATGGGCAGCACGCCAGATTAATTGATAAAAAAGAGGCAATGGAAGTATTGGAACGCTCTTACGCAGCCAATCTGGTGCAAATTGGCGAAAATGTCCGTGAAGACCCGGCATTTATTTGCAATTGCTGCGGTTGTTGCTGTGAAGCCTTGCAGGCGGCAAGAAAATTTAGCCCAATGCAGCCGGTGGCCACGACAAATTACATCCCTAAGATTTCCCAAGAATGCGTAGGGTGCGGGAAATGTGCAGAGGTATGTCCGGTCTTGGCAATTTCCAGGCCAGACAACAAAGAGGGTAGGACGGCAGTTCAAGTAGATCATGAGGTATGTCTTGGTTGTGGGGTATGCGTGCGCAGTTGTCCGAAAAATGCCGTTGAATTTGTGCGCAGAGAGATTCAAGTCATCACACCGGTGAATAGTACCCATCGGTTTGTCCTGCAGGCCATCGAAAAAGGAACCCTTCAAAATCTCGTATTTGATAACCGGGCCTTTGCCAATCATCGTGCGATGGCGGCAGTCCTTGGCGTTATTCTTAAATTGCCGCCGTTCAAGCAGATGCTGGCCAGTAAACAGTTTAAATCCATCTATTTGGATAGATTATTGTCAAAGGAAAAGGAGAAAGGGCTGTAAATTTCTGCGGATAGGCTGAGGAGCCGGAGAAGGGGATTCTTCGGAAGTAAGAACGATTAAGCGATAGGAGCCGCAACAAAGCCGGAAAGTAAGACAAACAGGAGGAAACCCTGATGAAGAAATTCATACCAATAGCTTGTGTAGGATGTTTGGTGGTTTTCGGTTATTTTTTATTGAACCTAAACGCTAAAGGTAATCCCAGTATTGATATTGGAAAATCCACAAAGTTCAGCCAAGAAGAAATACAAGCAGCAGTAGACTGTGTAATTGTAAATTTTAAAGAAGATTTTAAGGGGTGCAATCTCAAAAAAATATGGTATGACGAAGGAGAATCGGATTCTGAAATTGGAACTTATATGATTTTTGGAAGAGGTTCGGTCAATGGAGTTAAAGAGGAAAATGTGATTGTTTTGTTCTCAAACTTTGATGTTGGTACTGGTGCGGATGCCAGTTTAAATCCGAATTCAACGTATAAGGACTGGAATTGGATACTTATCAGAGAGGATAAGACAGGCAATTGGAAAATAGATGATTGGGGATACTAAAGTATTTTTGCGAGGATAGCCACATTTGACTCAATGGCGGAGAACACTTAGCCGGAGTGATTCTTAATGCCGTCAAGCAGCAATTCAAAATGGACAATAAAGGGGTTTTCGCCGATCTGGCAAAGAGACAGCTGGCTTGATTGTAATCCCTCACACTGCAACCCGATCAAAGGCCATTTCAGAATGCCTGAATATATGGCATAATATTCTTATTAATATTGGTACGATAATAATTATATGTACATGATATCCTCAACTTTAAACAAAGAGAGGGTTTTGGATATCGCTAAAAGTAGCAAACCCTATCAAAAGTAAAATATAATGTTCAAATCTTGTCCGGTTTTTACTGTCTGTGATTAAAGGAAGTCTATAAGCTCATCCTAAATTTGTTTTTTAGAAAAAAATTTTCAAAGTAACCAAATCATGTCACAAAATCCTCCTTTAATTTGTTCTATTGTTATAGAAATAAAAATCGTTCCACTAAAAGCCAAGTGTGTGTAACTGACGGATCATACACTTATACCTATCTTCGATATGGCTAAAATAAATATGAAAAATAATGGAGAGGCTGGTGAAGTGATTGAGAAGAGTGCTTATTCTGTTTATACTCATTGCATTATTATTCTATTCGGGTTGTAATAGCACT harbors:
- a CDS encoding 4Fe-4S dicluster domain-containing protein, whose product is MGHITSKDAYKNLEERINWFTQGAPPSESLYHILQVLYTETEAKWVARLPVRPFTAQKAAKIWKTSEGKAEAFLEQLCEKALLVDSFYNGVRQFVMPPPMAGFIEFALMRTRGDIDQKYLSELYYQYMNVEEDFVKDLFFATETRLGRVYVQEPVLTNDNTIHILDYERASHIIAEATHIGLGTCYCRHKMYHAGHPCEINAPLDVCLTLGDVARSLAEHGQHARLIDKKEAMEVLERSYAANLVQIGENVREDPAFICNCCGCCCEALQAARKFSPMQPVATTNYIPKISQECVGCGKCAEVCPVLAISRPDNKEGRTAVQVDHEVCLGCGVCVRSCPKNAVEFVRREIQVITPVNSTHRFVLQAIEKGTLQNLVFDNRAFANHRAMAAVLGVILKLPPFKQMLASKQFKSIYLDRLLSKEKEKGL
- a CDS encoding DUF4829 domain-containing protein, encoding MKKFIPIACVGCLVVFGYFLLNLNAKGNPSIDIGKSTKFSQEEIQAAVDCVIVNFKEDFKGCNLKKIWYDEGESDSEIGTYMIFGRGSVNGVKEENVIVLFSNFDVGTGADASLNPNSTYKDWNWILIREDKTGNWKIDDWGY